A segment of the Flavobacteriales bacterium genome:
ACATGCACGTGATCGCTGGCGATGCCGGGCTGCTTCCAGCACCGGCTGCGACCGACCGCCTGTGGCTGAGCAACGGCGAACGCGCCGAAGTTCTCCTCAACCTCACCGGCATGCAAGGCGACAGCCTGCTGCTGATGAGCTATGGCAATGAGCTGCCCAACACGGTACCTGGATCGGGCAACATGCTCTGGGAGAGCAGCCTGCTGAATGGCGTTGCCTTCCAAGTACTGCGCATCCGCGTCACCGCGCCCACATCCAACCCCATCATTGAGATACCGTCCGCGCTCCTCACAGTGCCCATGCCCACCGAGGCAGAGAGCATCCGCACACGCACCAAGACGATTACCGGCATGGGCATGGTGGGCATGGGCATGTTCATGATTAACGGCCTCATGTTCGACCTCGACGTGGTGAACGATACCGTGCAGCTCGGTTCCGTCGAGGTCTGGAACATCGTGAACAACTCGAACATGGCGCATCCCATGCACATCCATGGCGTGTCGTTCGAGGTGCTCGCGCGCAACGGGCAGGCACCACCGGCAGGAGCGCGGGCCCAAGGACGTGGTGCTCGTGGACCGCTTCGAGACCGTGAAGCTGGTGATGCGCTTCGGCGAGGTGACCGACGGATGGCCCTTCATGTACCACTGTCACAACCTGTTGCACGAGGACAATATGATGATGCTGCAGTACATCGTTCAGGACCCGAGCATGGGCACTGTGGCGCACTCGGCCAAAGGGATGATGAAGTTGTTCCCTGTTCCCGCAACCACCCGGGTGACTTACGAAAGCCCGTTTCCCATCCACGCGATCAACGTGCATGACATGCAAGGTCGGCTGGTGCTCTCCTCGAATGTGCCACAGCGGATGCGCGGTGATCTCGACATCGCTTCGTTGCCAGCGGGGAGCTACCTGTCCAACTGGATCGGACGGGATACGAGCATGCAAGCAATGATCGTGAAAGATTGATAGCGCCCGACGAAGAATCGGGCGCAGTGCTTGACATGCGTCAGCTAAAACGGACAGTAAGATCTGTCATTTCGCGGCAAACTCGCGCTCTACACCATGCCGACATCAGACCTCACCCAACGGACCATTGGTTCCATCGTAGCCGACGACTACCGCACAGCAGCGGTCTTCAGCGCCCAAGGCATCGATTTCTGCTGCAAAGGCGGCCGCTCACTTGAAGAAGCCTGCCGGGCGAAAGGCCTGGACCAGAAGGTCCTTGAATCGGAGATTCGCCAAGCCATCAATCGTGACCATGGGAAAGGCGACGAAGTGAAGCATTGGCCGTTGGCCCGCTTGATCGAGCACATCGAGCGCGTGCACCACCGTTACGTCGAGAGTCGCATCGCCACGATCCTTCAGTTCCTCGACAAGCTGTGCAGGGTGCATGGCGAGCGCCACCCCGAGCTATTCGCCATACAGCGCGAATTCACCGAATGCGCTGGAGCCATGGCCGCCCACATGAAGAAGGAAGAACTCATACTCCTTCCCTTCATCAACCAACTAGAGAAGGCGCAGCTCCACGGAACCCAGCCACCTATGCCCGGCTTCGGTACAGTTGACAACCCCATCGCTATGATGGAGCAAGAGCACCACGCCGAAGGCGAGCGCTTCGGCCGCATCTCGGAGTTGAGCAACGGGTACCAGAACCCACCCGACGGCTGCGCGACCTATTCCGCCGCGATGGCGATGCTCATGGAATTCGAGGAGGACCTGCACCGGCACATCCACTTGGAGAACAACATCCTGTTCCCGAGGGCGCAGACCCTTGAGCGGGAAATGCGCACGGCCTGAGCGCAGGTAGCTCAATTGTTCATCGCGCCCTGCTCGATCCAATCGCGGATGGTAGCAAGCTCCTCGCTGCTGAGCGCCGTGCCATCCGGCGGCATGCCAAGGCCATAGACCTCTGTGAAGGTCACCTTGTTCCAGAGCACGCTGGCCTCCGGATCACCCGGTGCCACGCGCAGGGCTGGCGCGTGATTGCTGCTCTCAACCCCCACCAAGCTGGTGTAGGCCAGATCGGCGGAGAGGTCCATGCTCCCCATGGGCGGGTGGCAGGTCCAGCAGCGATCCGTGAGGATCGGCATCACCTCAGTGGCGAAGTACGCGGTATCGATGGGAGCTCCCGGAGTTGTGGGCTTGGGCACGTAGAGTGGCCCCTCGTCCTTGGCACAGCCCGCCAGAATCAGTGAAGCAACAGCAATGAGGGCGATGCGATTCGGGCGCATTCAGTTCTTCGGTCGTTTCGGTTTGACGAACAGCGTGCGCGCAATGTTGAATCCGAGGTGCAGGTAACCCTCGTCGTAACGCGAGGCGTACGTGGTGTACACGCGATGCTCGGTGATCTCTGCGCCGCTAGCGAGCACGATTTGGAAAACGTGCCCGAGAGTGGCCACTTCGTAAGCCAGCGCGACGGGATCACGGTGATCCTGCGGTTGTCGGCCTTCGATGATCGGGCTTGCCTCAAGCAGGATGGAACCCTTTGTGCTGACCTTGAATCGTGCGGAGCCGGTCACCGCAGCGGTGAGGTTCGATCCGCCTAACGGCACCAGGTTCCTGTAAATGGCCACCGGAGCAACTTGCATGGAAAGCCATCGCGAGAATCGGCGGGCAATGATGACCTGCGCGTTGTAGGAGAGCCTGTGCTCAAAGCGATATTCGAATGGGGTGACTCCATCCGCGAAGAAGTCGCGCTCGCTCACATCAGGGAAATCATCGCTCATGAGCGCGGCATTCGTGAGCACCGTCAATGACAGCGGCATCTCGCCTTCCACGGTCTGCTTGAGCACGCGCACCTTCGCGCCCAAGTCCCACACCTTGCCATTCTTCGAACGGCCAATCTCCAAGTGCGCGTCGTTGATCGGCGAGTACTGGAAGGCGAAGCGGATGTTGGCCGGCAGATCGAGCCCTGCGAATTGCTTCCATGCTTGCTCATCGGGTCCCACTGCTCCGAAGCGGTGCTGGATCATGAAGCCGAAGGAGCGCTTTCGCGGCACAACTTCCACGCTGTGCGCGTTCACCACCTGCGTGCCTGCGAAAGTTCCGGTGACGTACTCGCGCCCTGAATCATCCTGTGCGGCGCAGGCGATCGATCCGGAGAGTGCGGCGCTCAGAAAAAGCGATCGATGCATCGTTGCATTCATGACCGTGCGAGTGTTCGGATGTAATGCGCAAGCGCCCAGCGGTCCTCGCGGCTCAGCACCTGCTCGTATGAGGCCATCTCGCCGCGACCGTGAGTGATCTTCCAATAGAGCGCCCCGTTGCTCTGCCCCTGCACCACAGCGGAGCCCAAATCGGCGGGCCTCACCTTCAGCACCGCTGCATTTGGGCCATCGCCATGACCTTGCATGCCATGACAGGTCCAGCAGAGCGATTGGAAGACCTTGCCTCCAATCGCGGCAGCCTTCGCATTCGTCGCCATCGGATCCTTCAAATGATCGGCCTCAGGTGGCGCCTTCCACGGTTCCCCTGGCTGCGCCATCGCCAACGCGGTCAATGAGACGAGGACCAAGAGTGCGCGTTTCATGGCTGAGTAGCGTTTTCAGGCGCGTTCAACGCGGCCAGGGCCTGCCTCACCCGCGCGTCATCCGGAGCGATTCGGGCAGCTGCGACCAGTTGCTCTTCAGCCTTATAGGTCCGCCCGGCCCGCGCATGCACCATGCCCAACGTGTACCGCAACCGCGCATCGGTTGGATGCATCACGACCAGCCGTTCCAAGTGCGGCAGCGCCAGATCGGCCCGGCCCTGCTGGAGATGAAGGGCGCCGAGGTTATTGCGAAGCATGTCCTCAGGTCCACCATTCCGCATGGCTTCATCGAATGCTTGGATCGCATCTTTGATGCGCCCGGTGCGGTGCGCCAATGCGCCGGAGGCTATCAACAGCTCCGCATCGCCCGGCACCCGCGCAATCCCGCGGTCGTATGCGCTCCTTGCTCCATCCGTATCGCCTTGGCTCTCGCGGGCTGCACCCAAGGCCACCGCAGAGCGCGCGAGCATCGTACTGCTGCGCATGCCCGAGCAATCGGCGCCAAGGTCCAGATTCTCCGACCATAGGTGCATGGCCTTCACGAAATCGCCTTTGGAGTGCGCAAACTCACCAAGGCGGAAGCGTGCTTCGGCGTGGTCAGGGTTGTCGCTCAGGATGCCCTGCAGCAACTCTGCCGAGCGCTCCGCATCGCCCCGTTGCTGGTGCATCGAGGCCAGTTCGAACCGTCGATCCACGGGATTGATGATGCCGACGCGCAGCGCCGCCTCATAGTGGGCGATGGCGCTTTGCAATTCGAGCGGGCTGGCTGCATGGCTTGCCACGCGTGCGAAGAGCCTTTTCCCGAGAAGCGTGTGGTACTGCACCCATGAGCTGTGCGCGAAGAAGAGGCCGACGAGCGCAACTGCAATCGCCGCGAAGCGCCCAGCTGTCCGCAACTCACGGTCCATCTTCAAGGTGATGCCGCGGAATTGAACAGCGCCTCGGCGCAGCAGCCGCCATGCCAGCACGAAGAGCCAAGCTGTGCAGAGCGCCAGTGCCACGGCAAGCAGGAAGGGCACGGCGTCATAGAGGCCTCGGTACACAGGCATGGCTACCAGGAAGGCAATCGCCATGAACACGTCCTCGCCCAAAGTGTTGCTGAAGCGCCCGC
Coding sequences within it:
- a CDS encoding multicopper oxidase domain-containing protein; translated protein: MRNFILAIVLAFASSANGQLNPLAIPPALELDTFDLVADEHVHQFYPGINTSTYGASAEYLGPTLILHRGDTARIRVHNQLAEMTSMHWHGMHVPGEMDGGPQRIIDPGDSFMAEFPVKNPAATYWYHPHPHELTAEQANFGIAGFIIVRDEDEAQLALPRTYGVDDFPVVIQDRKFLANGDFAFYPFGDSVLVNGTPNPFLELPAQVVRLRLLNGSNARIYALGLDSGQHMHVIAGDAGLLPAPAATDRLWLSNGERAEVLLNLTGMQGDSLLLMSYGNELPNTVPGSGNMLWESSLLNGVAFQVLRIRVTAPTSNPIIEIPSALLTVPMPTEAESIRTRTKTITGMGMVGMGMFMINGLMFDLDVVNDTVQLGSVEVWNIVNNSNMAHPMHIHGVSFEVLARNGQAPPAGARAQGRGARGPLRDREAGDALRRGDRRMALHVPLSQPVARGQYDDAAVHRSGPEHGHCGALGQRDDEVVPCSRNHPGDLRKPVSHPRDQRA
- the ric gene encoding iron-sulfur cluster repair di-iron protein; this encodes MPTSDLTQRTIGSIVADDYRTAAVFSAQGIDFCCKGGRSLEEACRAKGLDQKVLESEIRQAINRDHGKGDEVKHWPLARLIEHIERVHHRYVESRIATILQFLDKLCRVHGERHPELFAIQREFTECAGAMAAHMKKEELILLPFINQLEKAQLHGTQPPMPGFGTVDNPIAMMEQEHHAEGERFGRISELSNGYQNPPDGCATYSAAMAMLMEFEEDLHRHIHLENNILFPRAQTLEREMRTA
- a CDS encoding cytochrome c translates to MKRALLVLVSLTALAMAQPGEPWKAPPEADHLKDPMATNAKAAAIGGKVFQSLCWTCHGMQGHGDGPNAAVLKVRPADLGSAVVQGQSNGALYWKITHGRGEMASYEQVLSREDRWALAHYIRTLARS
- a CDS encoding tetratricopeptide repeat protein; the protein is MAGVSRISYSNWRVVTLVGVHLLFIAHFVHWKINGRTLAPLEFNEVLYTVHQGIVTAGFILMAVVMVGTLVFGRFFCSWGCHILALQDAAGWILDKLRIKRQPIRSRTLIWVPIGVMFYLFIWPQILQAWHGVEQQALHVAEAGGSRWSSFTTDDMWRNLPPPGVAVLTFFVCGFVIVYLLGSRGFCFQACPYGALFGIADQLAPGRIVLTKDCSQCGLCTKACSSDILVHRELAQHGMVTNPRCLKDLDCVSACPEQAVRFGFRMPPLFRKGHPMGAYGGRFSNTLGEDVFMAIAFLVAMPVYRGLYDAVPFLLAVALALCTAWLFVLAWRLLRRGAVQFRGITLKMDRELRTAGRFAAIAVALVGLFFAHSSWVQYHTLLGKRLFARVASHAASPLELQSAIAHYEAALRVGIINPVDRRFELASMHQQRGDAERSAELLQGILSDNPDHAEARFRLGEFAHSKGDFVKAMHLWSENLDLGADCSGMRSSTMLARSAVALGAARESQGDTDGARSAYDRGIARVPGDAELLIASGALAHRTGRIKDAIQAFDEAMRNGGPEDMLRNNLGALHLQQGRADLALPHLERLVVMHPTDARLRYTLGMVHARAGRTYKAEEQLVAAARIAPDDARVRQALAALNAPENATQP